Genomic window (Candidatus Polarisedimenticolaceae bacterium):
GCGTCGGGCGAGCGGTCGGCTGCCAAGCGCTGCGCGAGACGATAGGCGGCCTCGGCCGCCGCCGGATCGGACGCGGGTGCCGCAACGCTCCACGCAGGAGCCGATGCGACGAGAAGGACGACGATGGCGACGTCGCGTTTCAACGCGCCGGCCGTCCGAAGGAGATCCTCACCGGCGGGTTGTCGCCCGCGCGAACGCTCACCGATTCCTCGTGCGGCTCGCCTCCCTCGGGCGGTGCGACGCGCACGTCGTAGCGGCCCGGAGCGACGTCCCGGCGCAGCGGCGCTTCACCGATCGCTCTCCAGGCGGCGCCGCTGCGTCGAAGCTCGACGCGGCAGTTCGGTGGAAACGTCTGGACGACGAGCCGCGCCATCGCCGGCACGGCGAGCGGCGCTTCGACCGTGCCCCCTTCCGGAACGTCGACGTCCGCGGCGACGTCGAGGAAACGCTCGTCGTCGACCGCCCGGACCGCGTGCCGGCCTGCCGGGATCTCCATCGGCGCGTTTCCGGCGCGCGTCGGCTGACCGTCAACCGTGACGTGAAGCCGGGCGACCGCCGCCGGGATCGAGAGCCGCCCCATCGGTAGAGGCTCGAGCCTCATCGCCGCCGCGGCGTTGCGCGCCTCGAGAGGCGTCGCCTGCGCGCGGATCGTCGCCTCCGCGGAGCGGAAGTTCACGGCACCCGCCTCGATCGTGTTCTCGCGGCAGAGGTCGAGGGTGACGGTGATCGGAGCGTTGCCCGCTTCTCGTCCGTTGACGCGCACGCGCGCCCCGGGCGCTCCCGGATCGACCGTGATCTCCGCCTGGAGCGGATCGGCGGCGAGCACGATCTCCCTCCCCGCGTCCGCGGCTTCCAGCCGGTGCTTCACCTCGCGGCAGCCCAGCGTCGCCGTGAGCAGGCCGAAGGGGCCGCCCGCAGGAAAGCTCAGGCCGGACTGATCGACCGGCTTCCCGTCGAAGAGGACCGTTCCCCCCGGAGGCTCCGTCCGCACGGTCGCGTGCGATGCCGGAACGACGGGAGCGCGGCGACCGGGAAGCCCGAGGACGAGGAGGCCGACGCCCGCGATCACCACGGCCGCTCCCACCATGTACGGCCAGCGCCGGGGGGCCTTCTGGCTCGCGCGCTCGGTCACGGCGGCCGCGTCGCCGCTCGATGCGGGCCGATGCGCGAGCGGCGCCTCGTCGGCAGCGGCTCCCGCGCGCCGGAGCGCGGCGACGAAGGCGGCCCCGTCCTGGAACCGCGCGTCGGGAGCCTTGGAGAGGGCTCGCGCGAGGAATGCGGCGAGCGGCGGCGGCACGCGCTCCAGGTGCAGGTCGGCCGCACGCGGCGGCTCGTGGACGATGCGGTAGAGAACGGAGGAGACGGAATCGCCGGAGAACGGCTTCTCCCCCGTGAGGAGCTCGTAGAGCACGACGGCCAGCGAGAAGAGGTCCGACCGGCCGTCGAGCGTCTCCCCGCGAATCTGCTCGGGGGACATGTAGTTCGGAGTTCCGAGGAGCGCACCGTCGTGGGTCATCGACGACGCCGGTCCCTTCGCGAGCCCGAAGTCCATGACCTTGATGCCGGAGTCGCCGACCCGCATGAGGTTGCCGGGCTTGACGTCACGATGGACGATGCCGTTCTTGTGGGCGAACGCGAGGGCCTCGGCGGCCCCGGCCACGAGCGCGACGACGGTCGGCACCGGCAGCAACGCGTCCGGCCGGCAGAACGCGTCGAGCGTGCGGCCCTGCACGTACTCCATGGCGAGATAAGGAACTCCCTCCGCTTCGCCGACGTCGAAGACGGTGACGATGCCGGGGTGGAGGAGCTTCCCGGCGGCGCGAGCCTCCCTGAGGAAGCGCTCGCGCGCGGCGTCGCGCTCGGCCGCCGGGAGCGCGGCGAAGATCTGGATCGTCTTGATCGCGACGCGGCGGTCGATCGTCGGGTCGTAGGCGAGGAAGACGCGCCCCATCGCCCCGCGACCGAGCTCTTTGTCGATGCGGTAACGTCCGAGAGTATCCACCTGCATCGGCGAGGGCACCTTCGCTTGGGGTTCCACCTCGACCTTACGTTAGGTCGCGCCGAACCACCAAGTCAATGACGGCACAGGAAAGGCACGAGTTCCCGCAGTGGATCGACGGCGACCGTCGGATCGCCGCCCCGGGGCATCCGGCCCAGCGCCTCGGGGAGCGCGCACCGCGGGACTCCGGCTCTGGACTTCTTGTCGCGGCGCATCGCCGCCGCGAGCGCCCGCCGCGAGAGTCCGGCCGGCGCCCTCGTCGGGAGCGCGAAGGCGCCGAGGAGCGCCTCGATCCGGTCGGCATGCGCGCGAGGGAGCCCGGTCTTCCTCTCGGCCAAGCGTGCCTCCGCCAGGAGGCCGATCGCGACCGCCTCTCCGTGCGGGATCGCGTACGCCGACGCCGCCTCCAGGGCATGAGCCGCCGTGTGGCCGAAGTTGAGGATCGCGCGGCGTCCGTGGTCGCGCTCGTCCTCGGCGACGATGGCGGCCTTCGTGCGCAGGCATCGCGACACGACGTGCGCGATCGCTCCGGGCTCGCGTCGCAGCACACGCGCCGCGTTCGCCTCGAGGTAGCGGAAGAGTGCGACGTCGAGCGCCGCGGCCGCCTTCACCGCCTCGGCGAGCCCGGCGCGGTAAGTGCGCGCCGGCAGCGTCTCGAGCACCGCGACGTCCGCCCATAGGGCGAGCGGCGGATGGAAGGCGCCCACGAGGTTCTTGCCGGACGGAAGGTCGACACCGGTCTTGCCGCCGAGCGCGGCGTCGAGCATCGCGAGCGATGTCGTCGGCACCTGGACGACCGGCACGCCCCGGTGCCAGGTCGCGGCGAGGAAACCGGCGAGATCCCCGGTGACCCCGCCGCCGACCGCGACGACGACCGTGTCGCGTCCGACCTCGGCCGCCGCGAGCCGGTCCTCGAGGCGCGCCTTCGTCTCGCGCGTCTTTGAGCGCTCCCCCGCCGGGAACTTGAGCAGGAGCGTGTTTGCGCCGCGGCGAGCGAGCGAGCGCGCGAAACTCAGTCCGTAGAGGCGGGCCACGCGCGCGTCCGAGACGATGACGATCAGGCTCCCGCGGTGATCGCGTGCGATCGTGCGGGACGCGGCCTCGAGGATGCCCCGTCCGACGACGACGCGCGTGGCCCCGGAGCGGAACGCGTCGATCAGTGGGGCCGCTCGGACCCGCTCGCGCCGAGGCGCTCGAGATCGGCGAGATAGTCCTCGACGAGGCGCCGCTGGGTCGCATCGTCAAGGTTCGAGCCGATGAGCTTCCCGGCGACTTGGATGGCGAGATCGGCCGCGACGCTCTTCAGCTCGCCGCGGGCCTGGCGCAGGCCGGCCTCGATCTGGGTCTGCGCTTGCTGGACGAGCTGGTCTTTCTGTTTGCGCGCCTCGTCCAGGATCTCGCCCTTCAGGCGCTCCGCGTCCTTGCGCCCGGCCTCGACCGCCTCGGCGCGCTCGCGGCGCGCCTGGTCGATGAGCGCACGGTGCTCGACGAGGAGGCGCTCGGCCTCTTCGCGGTCGCCGCGCGCGCGGTCGAGATCGCCCTTGATCCCGGCCTCGCGGGCGTTCATCGCGTCCATGATCGGCTTCCACGCGAACTTCCCGAGGAGGACGAGCAGGATCACGAACGTGACGAGCGTCCAGAACATCAGCCCGATCTCGGGCGTGATCAGCGCGGACGCTCCCGCGGCGGCATGCTCGCCTTCCTCGGCCGCAACCGGCAGCGCCGTCGCGGCGAGGAGAATCGGCAGGGTCAGCAGCCTTGCGGACATCGACAGGCTCCCGGCTACTTGCCGGCGAGGAGGAAGCAGATGACCAGCGCGAAGAGCGCGGCGCCCTCGATGAGGCCCGCCGCGATCAGCATCGCGGTCTGGATCGTGCCCGCCGATTGCGGCTGGCGCGCGATACCGTCCATCGCGGAGCCGGCCAGCCGGCCGATTCCCATGCCGGCGCCGATCAGCGCGAGACCCGCCCCCAAACCAGCTCCCAAGAACGCAAGACCCTTCGGATCCATGAAACTCCTCCTCGTCCGTGTCTCCGGCTCAGTGCGCCGGATGGACCGACATGCCGATGAACGTCGCCACGAGCGTCGTGAAGATGAAGGCCTGGATGAAGCAGACCAGTAGCTCCAGCACGAAGATGAACAGGGTGAACGGAACGGAGACCGTCGCCGCCCAGCCGGACTGCAGGATGAAGATGAGCGAGATGAGCCCGATGATGACGACGTGTCCCGCAATCATGTTCGCGAAGAGACGGATGCACAGCGCAAACGGCTTCGTGAACAGGCTCAGGATCTCGACCGGGATCATGATCGGGTAGAGCCAGATCGGGAGTCCGCCGGGCACGATGTTCTTGAGGTGATGGAGCACGCCGAACTTGATCATGCCGGCGACCTGGATCACGACGAAGGCGACGATGGCGAGCATCGCCGTGACTCCGACGTTGCTGGTCGGCGTCGACATGCCCGGGATCAAGCCGAGGAGATTGCAGGTCCATATGAAGAAGAAGCAGGTCAACAGATACCCGACGTAACGGTCGGCGTCGTGGCCGATCGCCTTCCGCACGATCTCGTCGCGAATGTACTTGATGAGGAGTTCGAATGCGTTCCGCCACCCGGTGGGAACGGGATCCGAGACGCCGCGCGCGGCGATGGTCGCCAGCGCGAAGAGAACGCCCCCCGCGATCCACAACATCACGACGTGCTTCGTGATCGACAAATCGACGCCGGCGATGTGGATCGGCGGCAGATGGATCTCGCGGCTCGTGAACGGGATCTCGATCGAGCGGCTGTCGGTGATGTGGTGCATGATCAGGTCGGAGACGTTGAATCCCGCCTCCTTCGCACCCGCTGCCGCCTGCGTGACCGGCTCGCTCATCGCGCGTCGCCACGAACCATGAGCGCCTTCCGCATGAACCAGTAGGTCTCGAAGAGGAACAGCGGGACGAATCCCGCCGCGAGGCCCGTCAGCAGCGCGAGATCGGCGGCGCCTCCCGCGCGCGCCGCGAACGCCGCGGCGACCGCGGCGAGCACGAGACGCGCGATGAATCCGGTTCCCAGCCCCACGGCGAAGCGCGCGCCGGGATGCCCGTGCGTGCGGACGAGCCAGATCGCCGCGATGAGGCCCGGGACGGCCATCGCGAGGAATCCCGCATAGGCCCAAGCGCCCGCGCGGGCGATCGCGAGCGCGCCCACCGCCGATGCGGCGAGGGCTCCCACGACGAATCCCGCCGTCCGCCTGTCCGTCACGCCGATCCCCCCGGCCCCGGTCCCTTCGGCGGGACGACCCGCCGGTACAGATTCAACATGCCCGCCGCGGCGCCGAGTAGCGCGCCGGTGAGGACGAGCCAAGGCGTCGTCCCGAATCGACGGTCCAGCCACTGGCCGCCGAAGAGGCCGACCATGAGCGGCACCACGAGCTCGAACCCGAGCCCGGCAAACTCAAGGGGCGAAGGTCCTTCGGGTCGCCGCAAAGGCGCTTACTCTAGCAGGTCGGTCAACCCGCATCACGGCGATGTGCGCGCGAGTCCGGCCTGGGCCTCCGGGTACTCGTAGGTCTTTTCGACCTGCCGGACGAGACGCGTCACCGGCTCGTCCAGGATCTTGAAAAACGGCTCCGGACGGATCCCGATCCAGAACGCGAGGACGACGAGCGGCAGGAGGTACGCGAGCTCGCGCGCCCCGAGGTCTTTCAAGCCACGGTTCTCGTCGCGATCGATCTTCCCGAACATCGTCCGCTGGTAGAGCCAGAGCATGTACGTCGCCCCGAGCACGAGACCGGTCGCCGAGAGCACCGCCCACACCTTCGATTCGAGCCGGAAGGCGCCGAGGAGGATCGTCCACTCGCCGGTGAACCCGTTGCCGGGGATGAGCGGCATCCCGATCGAGGAGAGGGTCATGATCATGAAGATCACGGCGAACCACGGCATAACCGATGCGAGCCCGCCGTAGTCGCTGAGCAGCCGCGTGTGACGGCGCTCGTAGACGATACCGACGAGGAGGAACAACGCTCCGGTGGACAGACCGTGGTTGATCATCTGCAGGACGCCGCCTGTGAGCCCTTGGTAGTTCAAGGCGAAGACGCCGACCATGCAGAACCCGAGG
Coding sequences:
- a CDS encoding serine/threonine-protein kinase, which gives rise to MEPQAKVPSPMQVDTLGRYRIDKELGRGAMGRVFLAYDPTIDRRVAIKTIQIFAALPAAERDAARERFLREARAAGKLLHPGIVTVFDVGEAEGVPYLAMEYVQGRTLDAFCRPDALLPVPTVVALVAGAAEALAFAHKNGIVHRDVKPGNLMRVGDSGIKVMDFGLAKGPASSMTHDGALLGTPNYMSPEQIRGETLDGRSDLFSLAVVLYELLTGEKPFSGDSVSSVLYRIVHEPPRAADLHLERVPPPLAAFLARALSKAPDARFQDGAAFVAALRRAGAAADEAPLAHRPASSGDAAAVTERASQKAPRRWPYMVGAAVVIAGVGLLVLGLPGRRAPVVPASHATVRTEPPGGTVLFDGKPVDQSGLSFPAGGPFGLLTATLGCREVKHRLEAADAGREIVLAADPLQAEITVDPGAPGARVRVNGREAGNAPITVTLDLCRENTIEAGAVNFRSAEATIRAQATPLEARNAAAAMRLEPLPMGRLSIPAAVARLHVTVDGQPTRAGNAPMEIPAGRHAVRAVDDERFLDVAADVDVPEGGTVEAPLAVPAMARLVVQTFPPNCRVELRRSGAAWRAIGEAPLRRDVAPGRYDVRVAPPEGGEPHEESVSVRAGDNPPVRISFGRPAR
- the aroB gene encoding 3-dehydroquinate synthase, producing MIDAFRSGATRVVVGRGILEAASRTIARDHRGSLIVIVSDARVARLYGLSFARSLARRGANTLLLKFPAGERSKTRETKARLEDRLAAAEVGRDTVVVAVGGGVTGDLAGFLAATWHRGVPVVQVPTTSLAMLDAALGGKTGVDLPSGKNLVGAFHPPLALWADVAVLETLPARTYRAGLAEAVKAAAALDVALFRYLEANAARVLRREPGAIAHVVSRCLRTKAAIVAEDERDHGRRAILNFGHTAAHALEAASAYAIPHGEAVAIGLLAEARLAERKTGLPRAHADRIEALLGAFALPTRAPAGLSRRALAAAMRRDKKSRAGVPRCALPEALGRMPRGGDPTVAVDPLRELVPFLCRH
- the atpF gene encoding F0F1 ATP synthase subunit B; translated protein: MSARLLTLPILLAATALPVAAEEGEHAAAGASALITPEIGLMFWTLVTFVILLVLLGKFAWKPIMDAMNAREAGIKGDLDRARGDREEAERLLVEHRALIDQARRERAEAVEAGRKDAERLKGEILDEARKQKDQLVQQAQTQIEAGLRQARGELKSVAADLAIQVAGKLIGSNLDDATQRRLVEDYLADLERLGASGSERPH
- the atpE gene encoding ATP synthase F0 subunit C, translated to MDPKGLAFLGAGLGAGLALIGAGMGIGRLAGSAMDGIARQPQSAGTIQTAMLIAAGLIEGAALFALVICFLLAGK
- the atpB gene encoding F0F1 ATP synthase subunit A, which gives rise to MSEPVTQAAAGAKEAGFNVSDLIMHHITDSRSIEIPFTSREIHLPPIHIAGVDLSITKHVVMLWIAGGVLFALATIAARGVSDPVPTGWRNAFELLIKYIRDEIVRKAIGHDADRYVGYLLTCFFFIWTCNLLGLIPGMSTPTSNVGVTAMLAIVAFVVIQVAGMIKFGVLHHLKNIVPGGLPIWLYPIMIPVEILSLFTKPFALCIRLFANMIAGHVVIIGLISLIFILQSGWAATVSVPFTLFIFVLELLVCFIQAFIFTTLVATFIGMSVHPAH
- a CDS encoding AtpZ/AtpI family protein, giving the protein MRRPEGPSPLEFAGLGFELVVPLMVGLFGGQWLDRRFGTTPWLVLTGALLGAAAGMLNLYRRVVPPKGPGPGGSA